A window of the Citrus sinensis cultivar Valencia sweet orange chromosome 9, DVS_A1.0, whole genome shotgun sequence genome harbors these coding sequences:
- the LOC102628901 gene encoding heavy metal-associated isoprenylated plant protein 28-like, with the protein MEVVQLKVRLHCKACEKAVRQALCRITGVKCVEIDTVSNKITVLGYMDRRVVIKAVQRTGRRAELLSSSSSSSSYYGLEEQSPRLPRGFRCIIPRCGFRSYLRRNNNSNVSGALPPKK; encoded by the exons ATGGAG GTTGTCCAGTTGAAGGTACGGTTGCATTGCAAGGCCTGTGAGAAAGCCGTGCGCCAAGCCTTGTGCCGAATTACAG GTGTGAAATGTGTGGAGATAGACACGGTATCGAACAAGATAACAGTATTGGGATACATGGATCGCCGAGTTGTGATTAAAGCTGTACAAAGAACTGGAAGGAGAGCTGAGTTGTTATCGTCTTCATCCTCTTCATCGTCGTATTACGGCCTAGAAGAGCAGAGTCCTCGGCTGCCTCGAGGTTTCCGGTGCATTATTCCCAGATGTGGGTTTAGAAGTTATTTGAGGAGGAATAATAACAGTAACGTTTCAGGTGCCTTGCCTCCtaagaaatga